ATTGGAAAGTAGGTTGATTAATATTTGCTGCAATTTGTCCCGATCTGTCTCGATAATTACTGGAGAAATAGTTTTTTCTGGAATAGATACTTGAATATTTTTTTCGGTAGCGAGTTCAAAGATGGTTCGAGCTGACTGTTCAATCACATCATCTACATCTACTGTTTCGATATTTTCAACAACAGGATTTTGTTCAATTCTAGAAAGCGCCAGAATATCCATAATTAAACGATGCAAGCGATCACTTTCTTCTTTAATAATCGTTAAGAATTTTTTGAGTAACGTTTCATCATACATTGCCCCATCGAGCAACGTTTCTGCAAATCCTTTTAGCGCCGTTACAGGTGTCTTTAGTTCATGCGAAACATTAGTAACAAATTCTGAACGAACGTTTTCTAAATGCCTGATTTGCGTAATGTCATGCAGCAACAAAATAATTCCTGTAATTTCGCCATCCTCAGCTAAAATTGGTGATACACTTGCATCCAGAATCATTTCACGTGGGAAATACAGAATAATTTCTTTTTGTTTCATCACTTTTGTTTCAAAGGTTGCTTCAATTAATTGACTTAGCGCGAAACTTTTAATCACTTCGTAAAAAGGTTTTCCGGTAATTTCTGCTTCACCTAAAATTTGATACATCGTGCGATTGGTCATAATTACTTGTTTATCAGTATTAATCAACATAACTCCACTGACTAAGTTTTGAACAATCGCATTCAGACGCTGCTCATTTTGCTTGATCTCAAACATTTGCGTTTCTAGGCTTTCAGCGAGCATGTTTACACTTATCGACAGGTCTTGTAATTCACCACTGTTTTTACCATGAATTCGACTATCATATTTATGGTTAGCAAGATCTGTCGAAACTTCAATGATTTCTTTCACGGGTCTAGTAATTTTTCTAGCAATGAAAACACTGATTGCTGCGATAATAACTAAAGCAATGCCAAAAATAAGTGCCAAGTTACCCCACAGTTTCGCAACAGCTGCATCAACGGACTCAAGTGAAATCGAAATCCTTAAGACACCATCTGTTTTATTTTGGTGCTTTACCGGTACAGCCACATAAAGCATACTATACCCCAGCGAGTTGCTTTCTCGGATAGATATGCCTACGTTTTCTCCATTTTCCAAAATATCCGCTACTTCTGGGCGATTCATGTGATTATCTAAGTTATCCGGATTTTTTTTAGTATCTGCAACAACATCCCCTTGGCTATCTATGACAGTAATTCGCGCATCGATTTCATCACTTAATGGGTCAAGTGTCTTCTGAATTGTCGCTGCATCTTTATCCAAGTCCAAATGCTCGATGTTTGTCGTTTGTAATAAAATTTTTGCATCATCTTCTAATTGGTTTTCTTTCATGTTTAAATAGGTGGATTTCATCAGCTCTCCAGAAAAGATTCCAACAATCACCATCACAACGAAAAAAAGAATAAAAAACGACAATCCAATTTTCAGCCATAATTTTTTCATTATTTTACATTCTCCATTTTATAGCCAAAGCCACGGATTGTTTTGATATACTTTGGTTGTTTAGTATCTGTTTCAAGTTTATCGCGTAAATGGCTTACATGAACATCCACAATTCGTGTTTCTCCAACGTAATCATAGTTCCATACAGTATCTAACAATTGATCTCGTGAAAAAACTTTGCCGCGGTGATTAGCAAGAAATAATAATAACTCGAATTCTTTTGGCGTTAAGTCTAGCAGTTCATCTTGTAAATACACTTCATAGCTTTCTGGTAAAATTTTCAAATCACCAATTAAAATCATTGCTTCCATTTCGTCCGAATTTTCTTCAACTGCCTCTGCTTTACCTTCTGTCCGACGTAAAATCGCTTTAATTCGCGCGACTACTTCTCGCGGGCTAAATGGTTTTGTCATATAATCATCTGCACCAAGCTCTAGACCAATGATTTTATCTAATTCTTCATCTTTTGCTGTTAACATTAGAATAGGAACATTTACTTTATTTTGACGAAGTTTTTTTGTCACTTCGATTCCATCCATTTCAGGAAGCATTAAATCAAGTACGATTAAATCTGGTTTTTCTGATAAAGCTAGTTCATATCCTGCCTTACCATCTTCTGCTGTCACCACTTCAAATCCTGCTTTTTCAATATTAAATTGCAGCAAGGTAACAATAGAAGCTTCATCATCAACTACAAGAATTTTTACCAACTTACTTCCCATCCCTTCTTTGTGTAACCCTATTTATCTAAAATATAGCATGAATTAACCTTTTTCGGGTAGAAATGCCTTTATATTAATCTTATCTTTACAAAAACTTAAAACACCAATGCTGCTTCCAAAAAAACAACACTGGTGTCTAATAATTATCTTGGTTCGACTAAAAGCAAACCTAACTCGAATGATTCATTCTCATAAAGTGCTGTTTGTTCAAAACGTGGTTCACCATTATTATCAATCACTTTAATTTTACAAAATGCACGGTTTAAATTAAGCGCATCATATAGCCCTTCGCGTGTATGAATTGGTTGTCCGTTCACTTCTGTAATTTTCTCACCAGCTTTTAAATTTAAACGTGCAGATGGAGTTGCCTCACGTGCACCAAGAACTACGATTCCCCCCGGTTGCGGACCAAACTTTTTCGGCAAGAGTTGTTCTGAGCGATAATGGCGATAGGAAATCCAAAATCTGCCAATGACAGCAAGCATAAAGGCAAACAACGTCAGCACTGGCATCACAATTCCAAGAAGCCCAGCAACAGCAATAATCGTTGCAAGTGTAGTAACTTGTACAGCAATTTTCCGGCTAGCCTCTTCCGGAAGTTGTGCTTGAACTCGTTGTTGGAAGCCAATAAACAGTGGCAAAATAATGAATGAATACGAATGTGCGCCAATTGTAAAAACTGGCCACCATTCAAATATTTTTATGAAAACATCCCCCGGTATAAAGACAACTAATGGAACAAACCATAATTTTCTTAATTGAAATGAACCAACTAGTTTCCCCCGTTTACTTTTTCTAAGCGATGGTGCTGGGTTGTTTGCACTCGTATGTTGAATAAGAAAAGCTTCTACAAACAGCAATATCGCCAATAAAAATGTCATCGAAATCATAAAATTATCAATAAATACCGCATCATATCCAAATGCTTCATTGGTAAAAGGAGCTAAATTAATATCAAAATAATAACAGAAATAGAAGGCTAAACTAGTAATCCCAATAGTGAAGGCCGTAGAACTAAGTCGAAACATCCCAGCAATCAGTAAGAAACAAACTACGGTATTAAAAATCGCAACCCATTCTAGTGTTACACTAAAACCAATTACCGTAGTAACAATTGATAGACATAGACCGAATAATAGCCCGATCCCAAAGAAGTTTTTTAATTCCAGCCACGGCGAGTAAACGCGAACACTAAATGATTTCCGCTCCCATTTTACTCTGTTAAATCCAGCAATTATCACTAAAATAATTCCTACATAAAGTGCTGGTTGTAGAAACAATCTTCCTATTCCTTTAAGTATTTCCATAAAAATATCCATGATCTACACCAGCCTTTTCCAAATTACTTCTAC
The nucleotide sequence above comes from Listeria ivanovii subsp. londoniensis. Encoded proteins:
- the pnpS gene encoding two-component system histidine kinase PnpS encodes the protein MKKLWLKIGLSFFILFFVVMVIVGIFSGELMKSTYLNMKENQLEDDAKILLQTTNIEHLDLDKDAATIQKTLDPLSDEIDARITVIDSQGDVVADTKKNPDNLDNHMNRPEVADILENGENVGISIRESNSLGYSMLYVAVPVKHQNKTDGVLRISISLESVDAAVAKLWGNLALIFGIALVIIAAISVFIARKITRPVKEIIEVSTDLANHKYDSRIHGKNSGELQDLSISVNMLAESLETQMFEIKQNEQRLNAIVQNLVSGVMLINTDKQVIMTNRTMYQILGEAEITGKPFYEVIKSFALSQLIEATFETKVMKQKEIILYFPREMILDASVSPILAEDGEITGIILLLHDITQIRHLENVRSEFVTNVSHELKTPVTALKGFAETLLDGAMYDETLLKKFLTIIKEESDRLHRLIMDILALSRIEQNPVVENIETVDVDDVIEQSARTIFELATEKNIQVSIPEKTISPVIIETDRDKLQQILINLLSNAINYTPVDGEVEVRLIEHESEVIIEVTDNGIGIPAKDTDRVFERFYRVDKARSRHSGGTGLGLSIVKHLVENCGGRIEVESQEEVGSTFRVTLPKKA
- a CDS encoding response regulator transcription factor; translation: MVKILVVDDEASIVTLLQFNIEKAGFEVVTAEDGKAGYELALSEKPDLIVLDLMLPEMDGIEVTKKLRQNKVNVPILMLTAKDEELDKIIGLELGADDYMTKPFSPREVVARIKAILRRTEGKAEAVEENSDEMEAMILIGDLKILPESYEVYLQDELLDLTPKEFELLLFLANHRGKVFSRDQLLDTVWNYDYVGETRIVDVHVSHLRDKLETDTKQPKYIKTIRGFGYKMENVK
- a CDS encoding S1C family serine protease codes for the protein MDIFMEILKGIGRLFLQPALYVGIILVIIAGFNRVKWERKSFSVRVYSPWLELKNFFGIGLLFGLCLSIVTTVIGFSVTLEWVAIFNTVVCFLLIAGMFRLSSTAFTIGITSLAFYFCYYFDINLAPFTNEAFGYDAVFIDNFMISMTFLLAILLFVEAFLIQHTSANNPAPSLRKSKRGKLVGSFQLRKLWFVPLVVFIPGDVFIKIFEWWPVFTIGAHSYSFIILPLFIGFQQRVQAQLPEEASRKIAVQVTTLATIIAVAGLLGIVMPVLTLFAFMLAVIGRFWISYRHYRSEQLLPKKFGPQPGGIVVLGAREATPSARLNLKAGEKITEVNGQPIHTREGLYDALNLNRAFCKIKVIDNNGEPRFEQTALYENESFELGLLLVEPR